A genomic stretch from Lathyrus oleraceus cultivar Zhongwan6 chromosome 2, CAAS_Psat_ZW6_1.0, whole genome shotgun sequence includes:
- the LOC127118041 gene encoding uncharacterized protein LOC127118041 isoform X2, protein MATLSLLHNLNFVPLFNPSLSHQNPISSISLKPSILRCSNSTNVPAPSPSPSIRIQRCTRIHAQCALFDYLHYTRRYTLVDADFIAKNSPCFINSLISKVRVNERDDDFGWAIRRNRMGKIYKEAREVFGYGSGVLSKKFESYESLGLSKSSLVQLFVCCPLLLVGDEVDSQFVVVLDWLKRIGIETGWFVSCMSPKRTYRWKTIIDSIELFHQGGYSEKQMYDLFKADPKLLLEGLGKKAFLVIGRLIKLGLGVNEICSCFREHPDMLSSPRMENLMLVIAFLYNIRMEQDAIAHVLYNHMHILNRHSIKGYKTVSKELGVGKASLCQMIQDDPLEFFGLALRRRQKKNLNDFKYDPRRYLEKTNFLRKLGYTDNTEEMEIAMKMFGGRGDKLLERFNCLVEAGLEYNTVVEMVKQIPAILIVRKTALQKKIDFLKNTLGYPIECLVGYPKYLFRDLDTIYARFAMYEWLKKRNARIDCELCLSTIVSTSEKQFLKLIVNAHPEGPTAWQIINSLYNKSKN, encoded by the exons ATGGCAACCCTTTCGCTTCTGCATAATCTAAACTTCGTTCCTCTCTTCAACCCTAGTCTCTCCCACCAAAACCCTATTTCTTCAATCTCTCTCAAACCTTCAATACTCCGCTGTTCAAATTCCACCAATGTTCCCGCTCCATCTCCCTCACCTTCGATTCGCATCCAACGCTGCACAAGAATCCATGCACAGTGTGCTCTATTCGATTACCTTCACTACACTCGACGTTACACTTTGGTTGACGCAGATTTCATTGCCAAAAACTCTCCATGTTTCATAAATTCGCTTATAAGCAAAGTCAGAGTCAACGAAAGAGACGATGATTTTGGTTGGGCTATCAGAAG GAATAGAATGGGGAAGATTTATAAAGAAGCACGAGAGGTTTTTGGGTATGGGAGTGGTGTTTTGTCCAAGAAATTTGAAAGTTATGAAAGTTTGGGTTTGAGTAAATCATCTCTTGTCCAACTGTTTGTTTGTTGTCCATTGCTTTTAGTTGGAGACGAGGTTGATTCTCAatttgttgttgttcttgattGGTTGAAGAGAATTGGGATTGAGACTGGATGGTTTGTGAGTTGTATGTCTCCTAAAAGAACATATAGATGGAAAACGATCATTGATAGTATAGAGCTTTTTCATCAAGGGGGATATTCTGAGAAACAAATGTATGATTTGTTTAAGGCAGATCCGAAATTGTTGTTGGAGGGTTTAGGAAAGAAGGCATTTTTGGTTATAGGTCGGTTGATTAAGTTGGGTCTTGGCGTGAATGAGATTTGTTCTTGTTTTAGAGAGCATCCTGATATGTTGTCAAGTCCGCGAATGGAAAATTTGATGCTTGTAATTGCTTTTTTGTATAATATTAGAATGGAACAAGATGCTATTGCTCATGTTTTGTATAACCACATGCATATCCTTAACAGACATTCAATAAAAGGTTATAAAACAGTGTCTAAAGAGTTGGGAGTTGGAAAAGCTAGTTTATGTCAAATGATACAGGATGATCCGTTAGAGTTTTTTGGTTTGGCTTTAAGACGTAGGCAGAAGAAGAATCTAAATGACTTCAAATATGACCCGCGTAGGTATTTGGAGAAAACAAATTTCTTGCGGAAACTTGGGTATACTGATAACACTGAGGAGATGGAAATAGCTATGAAGATGTTTGGAGGAAGAGGTGACAAGTTACTGGAAAGATTTAACTGCTTGGTTGAAGCTGGTTTGGAATATAACACTGTAGTTGAAATGGTAAAGCAAATTCCTGCGATTCTAATTGTTAGGAAAACTGCATTGCAAAAGAAGATTGATTTCTTAAAGAACACTTTAGGTTACCCAATAGAATGTCTCGTGGGATATCCAAAATATTTATTCCGTGATTTGGACACAATTTATGCAAGATTTGCAATGTATGAGTGGTTGAAGAAGAGAAATGCAAGAATAGATTGCGAGTTATGCTTGAGTACCATAGTTTCAACTTCTGAGAAACAGTTTCTAAAACTCATTGTGAATGCGCATCCTGAAGGTCCAACAGCTTGGCAAATTATAAATAGTTTATATAACAAATCTAAGAATTAA
- the LOC127118041 gene encoding transcription termination factor MTEF18, mitochondrial isoform X1, whose amino-acid sequence MATLSLLHNLNFVPLFNPSLSHQNPISSISLKPSILRCSNSTNVPAPSPSPSIRIQRCTRIHAQCALFDYLHYTRRYTLVDADFIAKNSPCFINSLISKVRVNERDDDFGWAIRRYLMHHPINEFEPFLESIGVKQSELKLLLPKDLFFLGGDDSVLVDNFHVLFNYGIPRNRMGKIYKEAREVFGYGSGVLSKKFESYESLGLSKSSLVQLFVCCPLLLVGDEVDSQFVVVLDWLKRIGIETGWFVSCMSPKRTYRWKTIIDSIELFHQGGYSEKQMYDLFKADPKLLLEGLGKKAFLVIGRLIKLGLGVNEICSCFREHPDMLSSPRMENLMLVIAFLYNIRMEQDAIAHVLYNHMHILNRHSIKGYKTVSKELGVGKASLCQMIQDDPLEFFGLALRRRQKKNLNDFKYDPRRYLEKTNFLRKLGYTDNTEEMEIAMKMFGGRGDKLLERFNCLVEAGLEYNTVVEMVKQIPAILIVRKTALQKKIDFLKNTLGYPIECLVGYPKYLFRDLDTIYARFAMYEWLKKRNARIDCELCLSTIVSTSEKQFLKLIVNAHPEGPTAWQIINSLYNKSKN is encoded by the coding sequence ATGGCAACCCTTTCGCTTCTGCATAATCTAAACTTCGTTCCTCTCTTCAACCCTAGTCTCTCCCACCAAAACCCTATTTCTTCAATCTCTCTCAAACCTTCAATACTCCGCTGTTCAAATTCCACCAATGTTCCCGCTCCATCTCCCTCACCTTCGATTCGCATCCAACGCTGCACAAGAATCCATGCACAGTGTGCTCTATTCGATTACCTTCACTACACTCGACGTTACACTTTGGTTGACGCAGATTTCATTGCCAAAAACTCTCCATGTTTCATAAATTCGCTTATAAGCAAAGTCAGAGTCAACGAAAGAGACGATGATTTTGGTTGGGCTATCAGAAGGTACCTTATGCATCACCCTATTAATGAATTTGAACCCTTTTTAGAGAGTATAGGGGTTAAACAAAGTGAATTGAAGTTACTTTTGCCTAAAGATTTGTTTTTTCTTGGTGGTGATGATAGTGTTTTGGTTGATAATTTTCATGTCTTGTTTAATTACGGGATTCCCAGGAATAGAATGGGGAAGATTTATAAAGAAGCACGAGAGGTTTTTGGGTATGGGAGTGGTGTTTTGTCCAAGAAATTTGAAAGTTATGAAAGTTTGGGTTTGAGTAAATCATCTCTTGTCCAACTGTTTGTTTGTTGTCCATTGCTTTTAGTTGGAGACGAGGTTGATTCTCAatttgttgttgttcttgattGGTTGAAGAGAATTGGGATTGAGACTGGATGGTTTGTGAGTTGTATGTCTCCTAAAAGAACATATAGATGGAAAACGATCATTGATAGTATAGAGCTTTTTCATCAAGGGGGATATTCTGAGAAACAAATGTATGATTTGTTTAAGGCAGATCCGAAATTGTTGTTGGAGGGTTTAGGAAAGAAGGCATTTTTGGTTATAGGTCGGTTGATTAAGTTGGGTCTTGGCGTGAATGAGATTTGTTCTTGTTTTAGAGAGCATCCTGATATGTTGTCAAGTCCGCGAATGGAAAATTTGATGCTTGTAATTGCTTTTTTGTATAATATTAGAATGGAACAAGATGCTATTGCTCATGTTTTGTATAACCACATGCATATCCTTAACAGACATTCAATAAAAGGTTATAAAACAGTGTCTAAAGAGTTGGGAGTTGGAAAAGCTAGTTTATGTCAAATGATACAGGATGATCCGTTAGAGTTTTTTGGTTTGGCTTTAAGACGTAGGCAGAAGAAGAATCTAAATGACTTCAAATATGACCCGCGTAGGTATTTGGAGAAAACAAATTTCTTGCGGAAACTTGGGTATACTGATAACACTGAGGAGATGGAAATAGCTATGAAGATGTTTGGAGGAAGAGGTGACAAGTTACTGGAAAGATTTAACTGCTTGGTTGAAGCTGGTTTGGAATATAACACTGTAGTTGAAATGGTAAAGCAAATTCCTGCGATTCTAATTGTTAGGAAAACTGCATTGCAAAAGAAGATTGATTTCTTAAAGAACACTTTAGGTTACCCAATAGAATGTCTCGTGGGATATCCAAAATATTTATTCCGTGATTTGGACACAATTTATGCAAGATTTGCAATGTATGAGTGGTTGAAGAAGAGAAATGCAAGAATAGATTGCGAGTTATGCTTGAGTACCATAGTTTCAACTTCTGAGAAACAGTTTCTAAAACTCATTGTGAATGCGCATCCTGAAGGTCCAACAGCTTGGCAAATTATAAATAGTTTATATAACAAATCTAAGAATTAA